The following proteins are encoded in a genomic region of Alphaproteobacteria bacterium:
- a CDS encoding ChbG/HpnK family deacetylase codes for MTKILTLCADDFGQNAAISRAILELADAGRISAASCMVNGADWSQSAPILAAAQCDIDAGLHLNFTDYAPLGAMPRLAPGGTLPGLNRLMMIALSGRLDAAEIRAECRRQFDEFCRAMGKLPSHIDGHQHVHVFPVIRNAVIELAAAHGCYVRHCATQFSMIAKRAASPIKALAVNAMGMGFGDALQGAAISHNREFFGIHDFRPEKRSAHSLYEQWLREAGEGTLINCHPGAWPIAGDPLTGWREHEYDFLRGDGFAALLRDGGWRIGKFQEITVNGA; via the coding sequence GTGACGAAAATTTTGACGCTTTGCGCCGATGATTTCGGCCAGAACGCCGCCATCAGCCGCGCGATTCTCGAGCTGGCGGATGCCGGGCGCATCAGCGCCGCGAGCTGCATGGTGAACGGCGCGGACTGGAGCCAATCTGCCCCAATCCTCGCGGCGGCGCAATGCGATATCGATGCCGGGCTGCATCTTAACTTCACCGACTATGCGCCGCTCGGCGCGATGCCAAGGCTTGCACCCGGCGGAACATTGCCGGGATTGAACCGCCTGATGATGATCGCGCTTTCGGGGCGGCTCGATGCCGCCGAAATCCGCGCCGAATGCCGCCGGCAGTTCGATGAATTTTGCCGGGCGATGGGGAAGTTGCCGAGCCATATCGACGGTCACCAGCATGTGCATGTCTTTCCCGTGATCCGTAACGCGGTGATCGAACTCGCGGCGGCGCATGGATGCTATGTCCGGCATTGCGCGACGCAGTTTTCCATGATCGCGAAGCGAGCCGCTTCGCCCATCAAGGCGCTGGCCGTCAATGCGATGGGCATGGGTTTCGGCGACGCGCTTCAGGGTGCCGCCATTTCGCATAACCGGGAATTTTTCGGCATCCATGATTTCCGGCCGGAGAAGCGCTCCGCCCATTCCCTATACGAACAATGGCTGCGCGAAGCGGGGGAGGGGACGCTGATCAACTGTCATCCCGGCGCATGGCCTATCGCCGGCGATCCTCTGACCGGCTGGCGCGAGCATGAATATGATTTCCTGCGCGGCGATGGTTTCGCCGCATTGTTGCGGGATGGCGGCTGGCGGATAGGAAAATTCCAGGAAATCACGGTTAATGGTGCATGA
- a CDS encoding glycosyltransferase family 2 protein yields MSLSAPLLSIVLPAHNESATLPELMRRIHAALAGLDGDYEIIVVDDGSTDATHSTLRELRQSDPRLRLIRLARNFGKEAALSCGLHTARGQAVVTMDSDLQHPPEMLPDLIAAWRKGAAIVMTVRRNRQIDNKLRRVFTKIYYRLMSWLSEVKIPTGLGDFNLYDRQVVEALKQQIPERNRYMKGIVSWVGFNRALVPLHAEPRRHGKSTFSFVLLLRLALVALTSFSNFPLKIWSMLGVAISLIALGYGGYLTVRTMVSGIDLPGYPSLIVAILFLAASSLSASA; encoded by the coding sequence ATGTCCCTCTCAGCACCGCTTCTCTCCATCGTCCTTCCGGCCCATAATGAGTCGGCTACTTTGCCCGAACTCATGCGGCGGATTCACGCCGCGTTGGCCGGGCTGGACGGAGACTATGAAATCATCGTCGTCGATGACGGCTCCACCGACGCGACCCATAGCACGCTCCGGGAATTGCGGCAAAGCGATCCGCGCCTGCGCCTGATACGCCTTGCGCGCAATTTCGGCAAGGAGGCCGCCCTAAGCTGCGGCCTCCATACCGCGCGCGGACAAGCGGTCGTGACCATGGACAGCGATTTGCAGCATCCGCCGGAAATGCTGCCCGACCTGATCGCCGCATGGCGGAAAGGCGCGGCCATCGTCATGACGGTGCGGCGGAACCGCCAGATCGACAATAAGCTGCGGCGCGTCTTCACCAAGATATATTATCGGCTGATGTCATGGCTCAGCGAGGTAAAAATCCCCACGGGCCTCGGCGATTTCAATCTCTATGACCGGCAGGTGGTCGAAGCCCTCAAGCAGCAGATACCGGAACGCAACCGCTATATGAAAGGCATCGTCAGCTGGGTGGGGTTCAACCGCGCGCTGGTTCCGCTGCATGCCGAGCCGCGGCGGCACGGCAAAAGCACGTTCTCTTTTGTCTTGCTGCTGCGCCTCGCGCTGGTCGCGCTGACCTCCTTCAGCAATTTTCCGCTCAAGATATGGTCGATGCTCGGCGTGGCGATCTCGCTGATCGCGCTCGGCTATGGCGGATATTTGACGGTGCGCACCATGGTGTCCGGCATCGATCTTCCCGGTTACCCTTCGCTGATCGTGGCGATTTTGTTCCTCGCGGCATCCAGCTTATCAGCCTCGGCGTGA
- a CDS encoding glycosyltransferase family 39 protein yields the protein MTRTSHDDRSAFLVLDLRPKPIGALDRVSGNLFRNLPLDVMEGLVWGHGWPLGTYKHPPLQAWILEIASVIGGHSDAAIYATGAGSLFITYVALWQLGKMLLPPAQAATGVLAMAACFYFATTIPEFNPNVVQIPLYALCGLFFWRGFRHDRLKDWLIFGLCAGLGMWGKYTFVLLLTGFPIFMLWEPQARRYGSVPAPYSAALTATLVFLPHLIWLIGHDWLPMQYAASRTEPVSYFWERFWWPVMFLLTQLLAIGPSIAIIWLARERGPKIETTPTPQAARLYLTLLAFAPRLVACRSRGYWRRQAARYVGHAVLAVHRPVGDMPVARRFRA from the coding sequence ATGACTCGAACAAGCCATGATGACCGCAGCGCATTCCTGGTTTTGGATCTTCGCCCTAAGCCAATTGGCGCTCTGGATCGCGTTTCCGGCAATCTGTTCCGTAACCTTCCTTTGGATGTCATGGAAGGCTTGGTCTGGGGGCATGGCTGGCCGCTCGGCACCTATAAGCACCCGCCCCTCCAGGCATGGATTCTCGAAATCGCCTCCGTGATCGGCGGCCATAGCGACGCGGCGATTTACGCCACCGGCGCGGGCAGCCTTTTCATCACTTACGTCGCCTTATGGCAGCTGGGGAAAATGTTATTGCCGCCCGCTCAGGCCGCCACCGGCGTTCTGGCGATGGCGGCGTGCTTTTACTTCGCCACCACCATTCCGGAATTCAACCCCAATGTCGTGCAGATACCGCTATACGCGCTGTGCGGACTGTTCTTCTGGCGCGGCTTTCGGCATGACCGGCTGAAGGATTGGCTGATCTTCGGCCTCTGCGCGGGACTCGGCATGTGGGGGAAATACACCTTCGTGCTGCTATTGACCGGCTTTCCGATATTCATGCTGTGGGAACCGCAAGCGCGGCGATATGGAAGCGTCCCGGCCCCTTATAGTGCCGCGCTCACGGCGACGCTGGTTTTCCTGCCGCACCTCATCTGGCTGATCGGGCATGACTGGCTGCCGATGCAATACGCCGCTTCGCGAACGGAACCGGTTTCGTATTTCTGGGAGCGGTTCTGGTGGCCGGTGATGTTCCTTCTGACGCAACTGCTCGCTATCGGGCCGAGCATCGCGATCATATGGCTTGCGCGGGAGCGCGGCCCCAAAATCGAAACAACGCCAACGCCGCAAGCGGCCCGCCTTTATCTCACGCTCCTGGCCTTCGCGCCCCGCCTTGTCGCTTGCCGCTCTCGTGGCTATTGGCGGCGGCAAGCCGCGCGATATGTGGGGCATGCCGTCCTGGCCGTTCATCGGCCTGTGGGCGACATGCCTGTGGCGCGGCGATTTCGCGCATAG